Proteins encoded within one genomic window of Catenulispora sp. EB89:
- a CDS encoding ArsR/SmtB family transcription factor — MGHGAPPAEAVPRVRLDAASAARVATTLQALATPSRLLILARLREGPLAATALAAEVGMEQSACSHQLRLLRNLGLVTAERRGKSMIYALYDNHVAELLDQAIYHADHLRMGVTDPA, encoded by the coding sequence ATGGGTCATGGAGCTCCCCCCGCCGAAGCCGTACCGCGCGTCCGCCTGGACGCCGCCAGCGCGGCCCGGGTGGCGACCACGCTCCAGGCCCTGGCCACCCCGTCGCGCCTGCTGATCCTGGCCCGGCTGCGCGAAGGACCACTGGCCGCGACCGCCCTGGCCGCCGAGGTCGGCATGGAGCAGTCGGCCTGCTCCCACCAACTGCGCCTACTGCGGAACCTCGGCCTGGTGACCGCCGAACGCCGCGGCAAGTCGATGATCTACGCGCTCTACGACAACCACGTGGCCGAACTGCTCGACCAGGCCATCTACCACGCCGACCACCTGCGGATGGGCGTCACCGACCCGGCGTGA